GGTCTTCCAACAAGCCGTCGGTGGTACACGGGAGCATCCCCCCTCTCTTCCGGCACCGGTTCTTCCCACCTTACGTGACAACAGCGTGGTGGGAGGCCGAACCATGGAGCCTGTACCGGGCGGGAGAAGTTGGAATCTACGCGCGTCGACCTGCTTTCCCTCGCAGCTGACCGGCACGGCGCCCGGGCCAGGCAAAGATCATGTTCGTTCCCCTTGAACGCCTTGCGGCTGCCCCACGCTGCACGGCCGCGGGCTTTGCCATTTGCAATGGACGGTCTCAGAGGAGTGCGCGGGCTTATTCCTTGATCCCAAGTTCCAACAGCACTTCCTCTGCGTGCCCCTCGGGCTTCACGTTTGTGAAAACGCGCAGAACCCTCCCTTCCTCGTCGATCAGATAGGTGGTCCTCGCTACTCCGAAGCGGCGCTTACCGTACAGGGTTTTCTCTTGCCAGGCGCCGTAGGCTTCAATCACTTTGTGCTCGGGGTCGGAAAGAAGCGGAAAGGGCAGCCCGTGTTTCTCAGCAAACTTCCTATGCGACGACACCGAATCCGGGCTCACCCCCAGCACGACAATCCCGTGCTCTTGGAGAATGCTGTATGCGTCCCGAAAGCTGCACGCCTCGGTGGTGCACCCTGGCGTCCCGTCCTTGGGATAAAAGTACAAAACAACCTTTCGTCCGCGGTAGTCGGCGAGCCGATGCAACCTACCGTCGCTGTCTGGCAGTGTGAAGTCCGGAGCCAATTGGCCTTCGCGTACGTACATCTCTTGCCTCCTTTCGCTGGTGTCGCTTCGCCCTGAAGTCCATTCCGAACTCTCTGCTCGAGTTGGACCGGCCACCCAAAGGGAGCCCAACAGCATCACAAGGGGGACCCCTCTCGCCCAGCGCCGAACGAACTGCGAATCATAGGCCTTGTTCAAGATTCTTCTCCCAAGAAGGTAGCTCTTCTCCCTCCCATGGATAACTAAAAACACCCGT
The DNA window shown above is from candidate division KSB1 bacterium and carries:
- the bcp gene encoding thioredoxin-dependent thiol peroxidase — its product is MYVREGQLAPDFTLPDSDGRLHRLADYRGRKVVLYFYPKDGTPGCTTEACSFRDAYSILQEHGIVVLGVSPDSVSSHRKFAEKHGLPFPLLSDPEHKVIEAYGAWQEKTLYGKRRFGVARTTYLIDEEGRVLRVFTNVKPEGHAEEVLLELGIKE